In Cryptomeria japonica chromosome 10, Sugi_1.0, whole genome shotgun sequence, a genomic segment contains:
- the LOC131072635 gene encoding uncharacterized protein LOC131072635, producing MGWNKEVHDAAKMAVGRFWSYNCIPFFVARSPYWQQMVDAITICGAGFKAPSESDLRGPILSQMVDDVKKDLDEQCQIWSTKGCTIMTDGWTDRRNRTLLNFFVSSVGGTVFIKSIDAFARCKNATYLCEQIEEVIEDVGEENVVHVVIDNAANYVAAGRLLMERHPSIVWTPCAAHCIDLMLEDIGKIPWVKRCVERARNVCKFVYNHSWALALMRQYTEQKELARPGITRFATNFLTLQSMLRSKSALRRMIVGEEWSSSSYATTPAWKDMADCIFDEQGFWVPCDEIVKFVKPLVVLL from the exons atgggttggaataaggaggtccatgatgctgctaaaatggcagttggtaGGTTTTGGAGCTACAACTGTATTCCATTttttgtagccag gtctccttattggcaacaaatggttgatgccattaccatatgcggggcggggttcaaagcccctagtgagagtgatttgaggggacccattttgtctcaaatggtggatgatgtgaagaaggatttagatgaacaatgccagatatggagcactaaaggttgcaccatcatgactgatggttggacggatagaagaaatagaactctccttaatttttttgtttcttccgtag ggggcaccgttttcatcaagtccattgatgccttcGCCcgttgcaagaatgccacctacctatgtgagcagatagaggaggtgattgaagatgtgggtgaggagaacgtggtacatgTAGTGatcgacaatgcagcaaattatgttgctgcgg gtagactattgatggagaggcacccatctatagtttggactccatgtgctgctcattgcattgacctcatgttggaggatattggaaaaatcccatgggtcaagagatgtgtagaaagggcaagaaatgtctgcaaatttgtatataatcattcatgggcgttggctcttatgagacaatacacagagcagaaggagttagctcgtccaggaatcacaaggtttgccacaaacttcctcacattgcagtccatgcttaggtctaagtctgccttgagacgtatgattgttggtgaggagtggtcttcctcatcctatgctaccacccctgcatggaaagatatggcagactgcatttttgatgagcaaggcttttgggtcccttgtgatgagatagtgaag tttgttaagcccttggtggttttgttgtga